A genomic window from Lotus japonicus ecotype B-129 chromosome 1, LjGifu_v1.2 includes:
- the LOC130724567 gene encoding protein FAR1-RELATED SEQUENCE 5-like, whose translation MGCLIWEHFVNFTVRQGPEHVGRVVVEGVEGDVHVSVSVGEEQGSDEEQESDEAQGTDSDEEEDENESKNVVEEQNVDVEPPTEIAINGIEDLGMVNFKQLSVNDIVTYHFPDREVAFLFYSWYARMHGFAARKAKVLKNNHGDVIQQRFVCFREGKRKEKEEPEVDVHAGEKRKRFPKKATRCECKAYCQVHVHKDNKRWHVRSVCDDHNHVLVEENLIGLVPTHRRMNEADITQLNCFRKSGITTPQAYGVFANQMGGYQNVPFGPRQMYNEKFKKKKVEVCDARGVITFLRNLKEKDPDLMWKHTSNEEGRLDKLSWSDGFSRDNYLLFGDVLAFDATYKKNKYKRPLVIFSGVNHHNQTIIFAAALVSNEKEETYVWLLHNLLDAMRGKAPVSVITDGDPAMKNAIKSVFPNAHHRLCAWHLLRNAVSNVAEPKFVQMFSRCMLWDLEIVEFEERWAQMVIECGCEENVWVHDLYERKKMWAAAYMRGEFFAGFRTTSRVEGLHAQVGKFVDSWNNLTDFMHNFFRYMSYQRQRELEADFASMHGDHVPQIQLKRLEKSASNHYTNNIFRLVSKGLHRCLMLKVSLFKETSTCIICFVSRFSLSSRKWNVTLSKTTSEFKCSCMRMESYGIPCDHILAVCRYLDLPEIPSSLIVGRWTKDAKEGLELRGEQLGAWDPMDFCRFTVLRENCRRMSKAACRAPETFRDTNELVLKQARKLEKLEKGDGVKQTVHVDHNPNDAEQFLRDPLKPIKRRIGGASRGSGPGRRTSHCGLCGGAGHNRKTCLRATQ comes from the coding sequence ATGGGTTGTTTGATTTGGGAACATTTTGTTAATTTCACCGTGCGCCAGGGTCCTGAGCATGTTGGCAGAGTAGTGGTTGAAGGAGTGGAAGGTGATGTACATGTCTCTGTCTCTGTTGGTGAAGAACAAGGGAGTGATGAAGAACAGGAAAGTGATGAAGCACAAGGgactgactctgatgaagaagaagatgaaaacgaGTCTAAAAATGTGgttgaagaacaaaatgttGATGTGGAGCCGCCTACTGAAATTGCTATCAATGGTATAGAAGATTTGGGGATGGTAAATTTCAAACAACTATCTGTCAATGATATAGTCACCTATCACTTCCCGGATCGTGAGGTTGCTTTCTTGTTCTACAGTTGGTATGCTCGGATGCATGGATTTGCTGCGAGGAAGGCTAAGGTTCTAAAAAACAATCATGGAGATGTAATCCAACAGAGATTTGTTTGCTTTAGGGAGGGTAAAAGGAAAGAGAAAGAGGAGCCAGAAGTTGATGTTCATGctggtgaaaagagaaagcgTTTTCCAAAAAAAGCCACAAGATGTGAGTGTAAGGCTTATTGTCAGGTCCATGTTCATAAGGATAACAAGCGTTGGCATGTTAGATCTGTTTGTGATGATCATAATCATGTACTTGTTGAAGAAAATTTGATTGGATTGGTACCCACTCATAGGAGAATGAATGAGGCTGACATTACTCAATTGAATTGCTTTAGGAAGTCAGGAATCACCACTCCACAGGCTTATGGTGTGTTTGCCAACCAGATGGGTGGATATCAAAATGTTCCATTTGGACCTAGACAAATGTACAATGAAAAGTTTAAAAAGAAGAAGGTGGAAGTATGTGATGCGAGAGGTGTGATCACTTTCTTACGTAATTTGAAGGAAAAGGATCCTGACTTGATGTGGAAACACACTTCTAATGAGGAAGGAAGGTTGGACAAGTTGTCTTGGAGTGATGGTTTCAGCCGGGACAACTATTTATTGTTTGGAGATGTGTTGGCATTTGATGCCACATACAAGAAAAACAAGTACAAGCGGCCACTTGTAATTTTCTCCGGAGTTAATCATCACAATCAGACAATTATCTTTGCTGCTGCTTTAGTTTCTAATGAGAAAGAGGAGACATATGTTTGGTTGCTTCACAATTTGTTAGATGCAATGCGGGGGAAAGCACCAGTATCAGTAATCACAGATGGAGATCCGGCAatgaaaaatgcaattaaaaGTGTGTTTCCAAATGCGCATCACAGGTTATGTGCTTGGCATCTTCTTCGGAATGCAGTAAGCAATGTTGCTGAACCAAAGTTTGTTCAAATGTTTTCAAGATGCATGCTTTGGGATCTTGAAATTGTGGAGTTTGAGGAGAGATGGGCTCAAATGGTTATTGAATGTGGATGTGAAGAGAATGTGTGGGTTCATGATTTGTATGAGCGGAAGAAGATGTGGGCTGCTGCATATATGCGGGGTGAATTCTTCGCGGGCTTTCGTACAACCTCACGGGTTGAGGGATTACATGCCCAAGTTGGGAAGTTTGTAGACTCATGGAACAATTTGACTGATTTTATGCACAACTTCTTTCGATATATGAGTTATCAGCGACAAAGGGAACTTGAAGCAGATTTTGCATCAATGCACGGTGACCATGTGCCGCAAATACAATTGAAGAGGCTTGAAAAGTCAGCTTCCAACCATTACACGAACAACATTTTCAGGCTTGTCTCTAAGGGTCTTCACCGGTGTTTGATGCTAAAGGTTAGCCTTTTCAAGGAGACTTCAACTTGCATCATTTGCTTTGTTTCAAGGTTTTCTTTGTCTAGTAGGAAATGGAATGTGACTTTGTCCAAAACAACCAGTGAGTTCAAATGCTCTTGTATGAGGATGGAATCATATGGCATTCCATGCGATCATATTCTTGCTGTTTGTAGATATCTAGATCTGCCTGAAATTCCCTCATCATTAATTGTGGGGAGATGGACCAAGGATGCAAAAGAGGGTCTTGAGCTGCGTGGAGAACAATTGGGTGCATGGGACCCCATGGATTTTTGTAGATTTACAGTATTGAGGGAAAATTGCAGGCGAATGTCTAAGGCGGCATGTAGAGCACCGGAAACATTCCGTGACACAAATGAACTGGTTCTAAAGCAGGCAAGGAAGTTGGAGAAATTGGAGAAAGGTGATGGAGTGAAACAAACTGTACATGTGGACCACAACCCCAACGATGCTGAACAATTCTTGCGTGACCCACTCAAACCCATCAAAAGGCGCATCGGTGGTGCTTCTAGAGGTAGTGGACCGGGGAGGCGTACTTCCCACTGTGGTCTTTGCGGTGGGGCAGGCCATAATCGGAAAACATGCCTACGGGCTACACAGTGA
- the LOC130730432 gene encoding uncharacterized protein LOC130730432 has translation MSSFNNSTIDNLLLQGFMDRLNLRSSSMDNNPLVSQSLEDFLLDDDFDDDNDDDEIDYEARYGAKAELIREESKLEKEVIKTILSGRGDTLKPNSGQAVSVRNTNICVGNQNDDNNEYRVWEWHGHIMVYDEEHGYSPEYIYGNYFQRLVPRRVAPAAAAVADEDDDDDEEAPKKEENGNLGLKDLIDNDSNNKESSSAGGRILHRHINAGSSGF, from the exons ATGAGCTCCTTCAACAACTCCACCATTGACAACCTCCTCCTTCAGGGCTTCATGGACAGGCTCAACCTCCGATCCTCATCAATGGACAACAACCCTCTGGTCTCCCAATCCCTGGAGGATTTCCTCCTCGACGACGACTTCGACGACGACAACGACGACGACGAGATCGACTACGAGGCCCGGTACGGTGCCAAAGCGGAGCTCATcagagaagaatccaagctCGAGAAGGAAGTCATCAAGACGATTCTCAGCGGTAGGGGTGATACCCTGAAGCCGAATTCCGGTCAGGCTGTCTCCGTTCGCAATACCAACATCTGTGTTGGGAATCAGAATGATGATAACAATGAGTATCGGGTGTGGGAGTGGCATGGGCATATTATGGTGTATGATGAAGAACATGGGTATTCGCCGGAGTATATTTATGGGAATTATTTTCAGAGATTGGTGCCCAGAAGGGTTGCTCCTGCGGCGGCGGCGGTtgctgatgaagatgatgatgatgatgaagaagctcCTAAGAAGGAGGAGAATGGGAACCTGGGTTTGAAGGATTTGATTGATAATGATAGTAATAACAAGGAATCTTCTTCTGCTGGTGGTCGGATTCTTCATCGCCACATCAACGCTGGTTCCTCCGG GTTCTAG
- the LOC130730434 gene encoding probable histone H2B.3, whose product MAPAKAEKKPAEKKPAAEKAPAEKKPKAEKKIAKEGGSEKKKKKSKKSVETYKIYIFKVLKQVHPDIGISSKAMGIMNSFINDIFEKLAQESSRLARYNKKPTITSREIQTAVRLVLPGELAKHAVSEGTKAVTKFTSS is encoded by the coding sequence atgGCTCCAGCAAAGGCCGAGAAGAAGCCAGCGGAGAAGAAACCCGCGGCGGAGAAAGCCCCGGCGGAGAAGAAACCCAAGGCCGAGAAGAAGATCGCGAAGGAAGGAGGCagcgagaagaagaagaagaagagcaagAAGAGCGTCGAGACCTACAAGATCTACATCTTCAAGGTTCTGAAGCAGGTTCACCCTGACATTGGAATCTCCAGCAAGGCCATGGGGATCATGAACAGCTTCATCAATGACATCTTCGAGAAGCTCGCTCAGGAGTCTTCTAGGCTCGCTCGCTACAACAAGAAGCCTACGATCACCTCTCGGGAGATTCAAACCGCTGTGCGTTTGGTGCTTCCTGGAGAATTGGCGAAGCACGCTGTCTCTGAGGGAACCAAGGCTGTGACGAAGTTTACCAGCTCTTAG